One window of the Cryptomeria japonica chromosome 7, Sugi_1.0, whole genome shotgun sequence genome contains the following:
- the LOC131856471 gene encoding leucine-rich repeat receptor-like serine/threonine/tyrosine-protein kinase SOBIR1, which produces MVWCGEVEKGSEGSLSPAIGRLSELKKLSFANNLLEPQGPIPQSLGSLSSLQILNLHNNFLHVKISQTLVNNSSKLHSLDVSGNFLVGRISPYIEILRTKRFLSVANNNLEGPIPWGPWFKYGADPSAFSGNTRLCGRPQNAYPNSKTATSDLCSSASSSSSSSKLSAHDQLEKQQSQSLLSSVLKRSIPESSLSTAPKTGIMLEDFDKLPPSLAPAPAPRAISAVICSFVYRMLLYCIRERPKYQGAKICSSLIKKAKDLAFLNTEDGLTLADLIGKWGSGEAYRTQLQYGTEIAIRKIAQPSLNSTDISDEDTKLQNFIL; this is translated from the exons ATGGTTTGGTGCGGGGAAGTAGAAAAGGGTAGTGAAGGAAGCTTATCTCCTGCAATTGGAAGGCTTTCTGAGCTTAAAAAGCTTTCTTTTGCCAATAACTTGCTG GAGCCTCAAG GACCCATTCCTCAAAGTTTGGGTTCTTTATCATCTTTACAAATCCTTAACCTGCATAACAATTTTCTCCATGTTAAGATCTCGCAAACATTAGTCAACAATTCTAGCAAACTGCATTCCTTAGATGTGTCAGGAAATTTCCTAGTAGGAAGAATTTCTCCTTACATTGAAATACTACGAACTAAGAGGTTTCTAAGTGTTGCTAACAACAATTTGGAAGGCCCTATTCCATGGGGACCTTGGTTCAAGTATGGTGCTGACCCAAGTGCTTTCTCTGGTAATACCAGACTCTGTGGCCGGCCACAAAACGCTTATCCGAATAGTAAAACAGCAACCTCTGATTTGTGTTCTTCAGCGTCGTCATCGTCTTCTTCTTCAAAGCTTTCGGCACATGATCAACTGGAGAAGCAACAATCACAAAGCCTTCTTTCAAGTGTTTTAAAGAGGTCAATTCCTGAATCTTCACTCTCAACTGCTCCAAAAACGGGGATTATGTTAGAAGATTTTGATAAGTTACCTCCATCTCTAGCACCAGCTCCAGCACCAA GAGCAATCTCTGCAGTTATTTGTTCATTTGTGTATAGAATGCTCTTGTACTGTATCCGTGAAAGACCCAAGTATCAGGGTGCTAAGATTTGCAGTTCCCTAATTAAAAAGGCTAAGGATTTAGCCTTCTTAAATACAGAGGATGGTCTCACATTAGCAGATCTCATAGGAAAATGGGGTTCTGGGGAAGCTTACAGGACACAGCTTCAATATGGCACGGAAATTGCCATTAGGAAAATTGCTCAACCATCTCTCAATTCAACAGATATATCAGATGAAGACACAAAGCTCCAGAATTTTATACTTTAG
- the LOC131059697 gene encoding leucine-rich repeat receptor-like serine/threonine/tyrosine-protein kinase SOBIR1 has product MKNGSDHRSLEKVGEGTLELAWPVRHKIAMGIGTGLQYLHFYSTPKIIHRDLKPGNIFLDENFDAHVADFGLAKALPETATHATTSNVAGKVGYIAPEYHQTLKFTDKCDVHRFWAVLAVLVTAYR; this is encoded by the coding sequence ATGAAAAATGGTAGTGACCATCGATCCTTGGAAAAGGTTGGTGAAGGCACTCTAGAATTAGCATGGCCTGTTCGTCATAAGATTGCCATGGGAATTGGTACAGGTCTACAGTATTTGCACTTCTACAGCACTCCAAAAATCATTCACCGTGATTTGAAGCCTGGAAACATCTTCCTTGATGAGAACTTTGACGCCCATGTTGCAGATTTTGGCCTTGCAAAGGCCCTCCCTGAAACAGCCACACACGCTACTACCTCAAATGTAGCAGGAAAAGTGGGGTACATTGCCCCTGAATATCACCAGACCTTAAAGTTTACAGACAAGTGTGATGTTCATAGGTTTTGGGCTGTTCTTGCTGTTTTGGTTACAGCCTACAGGTAA